In Phaseolus vulgaris cultivar G19833 chromosome 7, P. vulgaris v2.0, whole genome shotgun sequence, the genomic stretch AAAACTCCTTACCATTACGAATAAATattgataacaattaacatttcaaatttattcctagtattcaaatatgttaagcattatcactTAGGTTAgatgcttagaagtactttttagtcaaatctaaggattaAAATCCTGATAAAACAAgcgttaagaataaaatgacaataccaatcattagtcaaaaacaaaatattatgtttaaatatcacctcaatacataaaagCCTGAACATATTACTCATAATCTCAAAGGGTAGAAATAGTCACTCATGTTGACCACTACAAatatggaaagcaagaaaagaagatccaagatgtttctccttgacggttgcctcctctagggttttctatctccttatattctcccaatgatgtctagggttatgcctcacgcctcatatttaacctaattgttcttgggctaagtgacttctcgccttGGGGAGTTATAACTTGCTTGAGTGAGTTTGATGAGAAAAAACCCAACTTCCCTGGACTGAACTCGCCTGGGCGAGTCTTGGGCAAGTTCCTTTGGAGTGAGCTTGCTTGGGGGAGTTTAGGTGAGTTTTGAGCGTTCTAAATTTCCcttttcatcttttttattctcttttagTCCTTTCATCTTCAATTTACcttagaatcctgaaattaacacaaatttaggaatcaatcgttcttattcatattataatcacaaaatatgtaaagaggtttaaattcataaattagaggttaaattataattattttatcaataaatatgcATAAGTGTCCgtcttttaatatgaaatattactaaaatatgaCACGTATCAACAACTTTGCATTtacatctttttatttatttataaaacttcATGTTAAGCATCATTatgaaacttgacatctcaaataGGTTGACACCCCAGGATCCAACAATCATTTATCATTacataaaaaagtattattaaaaaaaaaagattacaaACACGTAAGGGAAGACTAGATCAAAACTCATACATAAGGAAAAACAACAAACTAGATAAGGAGGTAAAAACCtatgaaacaaataaaataatgaaaatccAAAAAATCTTGGATAATCAATTATCTTAACTTGAAATTTCTTAGTATCTTTTTAGGACGCCAAGTCTCCTAAAAGTTTGAATAACATCGTCTTTAttctcattaaaaaaaatctttcctACTAACTTTAATCATTCAATACTTAGAAACAATTAATCATTCAATACTTAGAAACAATGTTGCATTCTTTTAGGAAGTTATTATAGAAAGAAAAAGGCAGATTAGCATtgcatttaaatattttgataacAAGTTTAATTAAGATCATATATATTgccaaatatattttaaatcctTAGGATATGACACTTGTTTATGCTACactcactaaaaaaatatttagttttaacAGGGTTTTGTTACCGGAGGTTACAATAAGCTCTCTTAACATACATTTTTATTGAGGTTTTTTAAACCCCTGACAAGTTTTTGGGTGTTTTTAAAGAaccaaaacaaatttttattatttctctCTTTAACAATTTTATAGGCATACTAATCCTTAACATTACTCTTCCTGTCTTAATCTCTTAGttccattttctttttagcaGGGTCTTCCACAGGTTCAAAAATTTCTTGGAACTATCTCCAGTTCATCTTGTTTCTTGTTTTGCTCTTTAGTTTTTAGCTTTTTCTCTTTAGTTTTCGTTCATTAATTTTATATGGTTGTGGAGGGGAATGAAAGAGTTTCTGATTGTTGGCAAAGATGAGGCTATGTTTTCTAATTCGTTCAGTGTCTCGCTTAGGAACAAAGTGATTACGATTTGGAAGAGGCTCAGGGAATCGATTAGGGGCAATTTTATGGAGTTGGAGAATTTGATTCGTCAGGATCCGGATAAGACGACAATTCCCTATGGCAGTCTTCACTTGATTACTCGTTACGTGATGAACTATGGTAACAAAAGTTCTTGTTGGAAAATTGGCAACTGGTTTCGTTGATATCCAAAGGCAAGCTGCATATGAACTTCAGTTACTTGCAAAAACCGACACGGTTAATCAAAGTGTCATAACTGAGGTAGGAGCTATTCCCTTTCTTGTAACACTTATAGGATTTCAAGATTCAAGGATTCAAGAGCATGCAGTGACATTCAAACTATCGATATTTGACAACAAGATTTTGATCATGGTGATAGGTGCAGTTGATAGCATAATAGAAGTACTTGAATCAGGGAAGACCACTGAGGCAAGGGAGAATGTAGCATCATCAATATATAGCTTGTCTATGGTGGAAGAGCTCAAAGTGCAAATTGGAGGAAGACCAATGGCAATACCTACCTTAGTTAGACTCTTGAAAAAAGGAACTTTAATAGggaaaaaagatgttgcatatGCACTGTTCAATATTGCAGTTTACAATCCTAACAAGGTTAATATTGTAAAGGTTGGGGTAGTTCCCGTGCTGGTTGAGTTGTTGATGGATGACAAGGATGGCATAACAGATGATGCACTTGCAATGCTTGCTTTGCTCCTTGGTTTCTCTGAGGGGTTAGAACAAATAAGATAGTAGAGTATTAGTGCCACTTATTATTGATCTTATGAGGTTTGGTTCAGTGAAAAGGAAGGAAAATTCAATATCCCTTTTGCTAAGACTGTGCAAAGAAGATGGGGAAGTGGTGGCAAGGAGGCTTTTCGCAAATCTAAGAAGCATTCCTTCTCTTCAAAACTTTGCTGCTGATGGATCTTTGAGAGTTAGGAGATGTTCTTCAAATATGGACTGGAATATGCTCTTCAACTATTATATCTCAGTAAACCTCCATGATCCTGCCACAAAGTTGCTAAGTAAACTTAAAGACCATGATTTACGAAAATAACTCAAGAAGATATCAAtaaacaaattcttgtggatatTCAAGTTGCATAGTGCTTCAATAATATGAAACATGTCTTCTTTTGATGGTAACTGTGTTGTATAATAGTGTTGTGGTTATTGGTAAATTAATACATAATCATGATGttcattgttttttttagtttgagaTGTATGGTTCTTCTCTCTCAACTTTATTAGAATTAGAATATGTGACTTAGCTTTTTGTagtttataattatttgtttcCATCTTCAGTGTTGTTGAGGAAGACACCAACCGTGCTATTAAGCTGAAGAATGGTGTATTTGTTGAAGGTCGTAAAATTAGAGTGAAACATGCAATGGCTTGTCCTCCCCATGAGGAACGAAAGTCGAAACCAAATAAAGGTTGATATTAACTTAGTTATGGTTCAGCATACTGTGATATTTTCATATTCCATGTTGTTTAAAATACTTATGTTATTCTAATGACTTGTAAACTTTTTGTAGTAATTATTACTTTCAATTAGTTTCTATGATCCTGTTTCTTCAAGTTTTTCAATTTCTCCAGCATTACAAGTTAAAATCAAAATAGTAGAAAACCCATATTTTATGACTAAGTTAAAATACTCCTTGTACTTCCTCAACAACAACGTAAAATTCTCAAATTCTAATGGATAAAATTTAGAGTGACGTTCTTTAGATGTTTTAACTTGAATTTTCACCTTAATAATCAAACTCAAATAATATTCCAATAATTTAACTTCAATATATTATTCACTGACATCTTATACTAACTCCttagttttattttgatatctGATTACttcattataaatttatctttaaaacGATGCTTAAATAAATGAAGGTACTcttaatcttaatttttaaaagcaTGTAAAGAATTTATATTAGTAtagattattattaatatgtaagcatttttatttttatcgaaaacatattttattttttattatttgtgaaaataccgaagaagaaaaaaaagaacaaaatgaAATCGTTTTGATTATCCATTTAAGTTGACCTTGGAAGAACCAATTGAAGGAGTCCACATTCTAACACATTTACATCTCACATAACCTTTTTTGCGAGTCATACATAAATATTCCATATACtctattgttttaaaaaatacaaaagttaGAGCTAAttgaatttctaaatttttaaaatatttattttttatcatttttctgTTATTTTAAGATTTGTCTGCGTTAAAAAAATaacctattaaaaaattataatccatttaaaaaaaacacaaaaaaggaAATTAACGGGATTTTGAAATTCCCTATAAGTAATGAGagtttataaaattttgaaaaataattgattttacAGGAACTACTCAAAACCGCATATAATCCGTTAATGATCTTAGAGAATAACAAATCACTTAATAGGGGTTAAAATCACGATAACGATAAATATAATTtcgttaaaaatatattttgttatagtGAACAGTATGAAACATTatattattctttaatttttctatagtacctctatatatatatcatgAAATTGTTTGCTGTGTGGGGAAATTATAGCCACTAGGACTAGCGAAAGGAATCAACATGACATCCTTATGCAGCTTAATAAGACTTCTAAGAAATTCTTAGTAACACAAAAGACAAAGGAGAAATGATATCTCCTTGCTTTACAACTATGAATAGCTAAAGCAGCCAACAAATTAATCGGCCATAATGCAAACTAGGCTCAATACAATGAGAAAATTTCTCACCTATACTTAATTACCTAATAACCTTCAATAAAAtaatctaatttaaaatatcaaaagctATAGTTTACCTCCAAAACACTTTTTATCAACCACATTTATATCTTCATAAGTAAAAGTCATGTTATTGTACAAAAATCATTTTATCAGATAAAACGAGCAATCTACGAATAAGATTCTTAAAGAtgattttaaacttaaaatttgtcataacaatctcaattttttatttGCTCTAGGCTTATTGGAGATAAGAATGACTAAATTGAAATTATAACTAGTCATTTAGGTAAAAACCCACATGTAAATATTAtatgcatattttttaattaatcctaataactttaaaagaaaataatagaaaattcaTTAGTTTAAAGGACTATTCATATTTATATCGAAAACATCATTCCCTACTTCTTGAATAAAAGAACTATATTTCTTAGTAGTCACAGAAGAAGGAATCACCAAAATATTATCATTATCAATATAATTATTACCAATAACAAATAtatcaaaaaaaatattgataacaTGACTTTCAATCCCAAATTGGTCTTCGAGAAGCCTATCATCATGCCACAAGCCAAACTTTTAGTATTATGATATAGtatttttcttccaatttttttttttcaaatttcgtTTAGATTTGCGTATTCattataattcaaataaatGCTGTTGCAAGAAATATTTGAAGAAGATTTTTTAACGATATATTCTAatgatatttgttttttttaagtgtttaatcgagatttttcaatttaaaaaattcgaGCGAATATTTTTGCAAAAGATTTGATTCCAATGTTTTTTTGAGATATTTGTAgatttaattatgtaattttttttatctcatatCTCGTTTCCCATTTTGattcaaaaaataaacttaGACTTTAACATGAGCCGACACACTCACAATTCTATAAGATCTTTTGGTCATAAGCTTCTATCAGACCATCTGCTTTGAGAAATATTAGACCGTCTATTGTGACTAAAATACAAGATCAACAGAAATAACAATTAAGGACAAAATAAACTCAATTAGAGAAATctaaattaaaacaatgaatttcTTCACAATTACAgaccaataatctatgattaaatctTTAAAGTGTGAATCAAATTATACTCATCACATATACATGATTAAACGTGACTAATTAATTTTACTTGTGAAGGTTAATTATATTGAATATAAAAATGATTGATCTAATTTATTTCGCTacattacaaattttattttccttgtgtttttattttctttatttaaaagaaagaaaaagaaagaaagttggTACACCCCTTTATCAAAGTTGACTTGTGTTTAACAACTTTGTCAAATATCTTTGGGTTGGTTCTAGGCCTAGAACATCTATATCTCGGTTTCATGCCTAAAACATCTTTAGTTAAACTCCATAGAGTATTTCTCACTAGATTTCACATCTTGAACATCCTTAAATCTTTATACCTTTAACATTTTTGGATTCACTCTATACCTAAAGCCTGCTTCGCTTAACTCCATGCATATAAATCTTTGGCTCAACTACACACTTAGAGTGTTTTAGTTTAACTTCACATTTTGAGCACATCTAACTTAACTAGAAAATGAGTTTCAAGATACATTCACTCGACAGTGAATCCAAATTACTAAAAatgagttatatatatatatatatgatacaCTAACACTAAACttattgataaatattaaaaaatattcactacaagaaaattatgaaatagaaaccaatttttaaagaccaaaataattagttgcaatagtaactaaattagataccattttaaaaactaaataaaaatttagtttttaaattagtttttattactattaaatagtttctaaattggtatctaattagcaaccaagatttttgctaccaaatttagaaactaaataattgatatttaaaacttggttgctaattggataccaatttaaaaactatttaacaataatagaaactaatttaaaaaccaattttttttaatttctaaaatgatctctaatttaattattattgcaagtaattattttaatttctaaaaattagtttctatttcataatttttttttattgtagtgatTACATAATAAACCAATCAATAATAAATGAAAACTACTAAACTACTGAGTAACAACTAAAACTCGAGTTATATAGAAGTCAATGATAACTACTTAAAAATGAGTGATAactactaaaaaataatttatttaatataataattaaaaaataataataattactaattttttaatgatatttaaaataaagttttattcaTCATAATATATTTCAAACCAAAACATATTTACACTACTTCTAGATATTCTAGAAATTGATATTCTGGCATTAGTGGTTGGACCGTAAAATatctattttcaaaataattactgAAAAATATAACAAGTACATTACGAAATAACCCTTTAGGTTATGATACAGAATCTTTAAACAATGAATGTTTTAATGAATTCGGTAATATGAAACAACAATTATAtctaaaatacattaaaattttatttagtaATCCAAAAGAAGAGTTATATTGGAATTTGCCGTGTTAAATGTATATCAGATTTTGGCTGTTTCTTTTTTCACCTCCATGGTTTCTCTTGTTCCTCCATATTTCAGGTGAAaagattatttttgtttttaaaaaaaatacattttaaattatagaatCTAAGAGATATTTTCGAATATGAAAATACCTTCTGAattctataattcaaaaatatttttttgaattttaaaatccaaaattttCAGATCActcattgaaaaataaaaaaattcaataaataaatgatatttttggTATTTAAAGAGTTACAGTGCCATCAAAGGCTATGAAGGTGCAATTGAGGTGAAAAACATGGGTGCATAAAGAAACATTCTTAACTATAGGGCTTTTTGGTTCAACAGTAGCCTTTTATCTTCTTATCGTCACCGAGGTCTTACCAgtaaggcagtttcttcctgtacCACACTCTTATGCAAAGACAAAAATACCCTTATTAATTTTTAGAATCCCAAAATTATCTTTAACCTAATAAAATTCTGAAAAGTGTAGATGAGTGTCTTTCGTTCGTGCAGGCAGCGTCTTCGTTTGGTTCTTGGCAGCAGCGGCATGACACTTTCAATCAAAAGCTCATTCTCCTTCCAAATATCACACATCTTTATCTTGTGATTTAGAGTGTTGTTGACAAAAATAAGTAAAGTTTATTCAAGAGTATTCCAGATTTATAATTCTGGAAAACACAATTTAATAAATTCCGAATTCATAAATTCCCGTAATACATTATTGGATATGATATTCGGTAACTTTGAAATCTCCATAACCACCatcttcttaaaaaaaaaaattaactcctACCTCTACAACCCAAACAACATTTTGGCAAAGTTGCTAACTcctccaccttgcaacaattaCAAAGACCCTCCACAAACAATTGATATTCAATGATGAAGATGAACAGTGACAAAGAAAGTCTAGCACGGTGCCCCTTTTCAAATTATAGGTCAAGGTTAATTTTGAGATATTTAAAattgtaggggtgcaggaagaaaaacctcggggtgcaggaagaagaagcctacCAGTAAGGGACAGCCGAAGAAGCCCAACtcgtttaatttaaaaataaatgaaagtagTTATTGAAATGGGTAAGTAACTAACTAAGCTAAGGTAATTTGCATTGTATTGCACGTGGTTGTGAGTTGTGAGAATGAATAATTTGGTCTACCACGTGCCTACAATGATGATGACACACGTGCACATTATAGTTGATGAGTGGGGGGCAAAAGAGGAAAGgcaaaagagagagaaagggaAGAACATCATCTACCCCTTTCTTCTTCAGTCTTTGCTTATTCaccctttttttattaaaggaaTGTCCACTCAAAGTGGGACACAACCCCTTCAATTCTGAGATACATAAACCTTAAATTaaagaatattattttaattctaccACTATTATTACATTACGTGCTCTTAATTTCCAAAACCACTCTTGGTGCCTTCTTAGTAAGGCACAGTTATGTCCCTATCAAATATTGGGgtagagagagaaaagagagagcaaAATGAGTGTTTTGTTTGACATCAAAAGAGAccctttcatttttttcaaaatgtctTTCAAATACTTTTATCATTTGCCTTCTGGGTCCTCTTTTCAACCATCCTCACCACTGGATTCCATTTTCATTTCAATTAAGCCTAGGGTTTTAATTTCACCATTACATACCTCTTCTCTCACTTTTGCATTCAAATCTTCCCCTTTTCTAACTATAATTAGTTTTTCATCAATCAACTCCACAGACAAAAAAAAGTGATAAGTAAAAGCTCAAATGGGGAAACTGTTCAAATTCAACATGGAATAGTACAATGAAGTGTaatgatattaattttttaaactgGTTATAGGATCTTATTATAAAGGAATTGTGTTTACCACCTAGGATATTGTTCCCAAATTAGGAGCTTTTTTCAGGTTACTCTCACCCTTTTTGTTATTGTTTGAAAAGTTTATTCAAGGACTATTCTATCataaaaatcaactcaaaaaTTCTCAAAAACAACTTATTTAACAATTCATAGAGAATCTAAACAACACAAATGATGAAACCAATTTTTCAAGAATTATGAAAGTGCCAATCactaaaataaattctaaaaattcaatgaaaatatacccaaaatatttatttatttgacaaTTAATCAACATCAACAGAAAAGActgaaaacaataataaaaaaacataaaaacagcAGTTTATTCAATCCTAAGACTAATATGTATATAATATTGGCAAGAATGTATTTGGGACATAATTAATTAGCAATAGCAAGTGAACCATAATATTAAGGCTAAACAACTCGTTAACTTCAATTTTGGATTATAACAAACTTGGTGTGTTTAATTAATATACAGGGACATATCACATTTTTcaataagtataaaaaataaacctataGTCTATTGAGGACTGAAAAATGATTGTATATAGAAAAAATTGTGAATGATTTTGGTTGATAAGGTTAAGAATAGTTATAAATtagaattatatatttaaaggGTCCAACAAAGTGTATGATGATAGTGGAAAATGAATAAACTAATTTTGATTTGCAGGTGGAAGATATACACAGTGATGAATGAGATTTGCTGGAGCCGAAAGTATAGAAGACATGCTTAAAACATGTCCTGGCATTGACTTTCCATCCATGGAAACCCACCTCATGCCCCAAATTAATCCTAATGTTTCCATAGCTTTCACACTGATACGAGCTTTCATTGCGTGCAACTTTCTAAACCAAAGCTTTCCCTGTCCCACTTCTTCAAAATTAGTTCCAGTAATCAGTGAGGTTGCACACATGATCATACCAAACTTCACAGTTCTTCTTCGCCAATTATAGTATACATGCTTTGCActgcatgtatatatatatatatatatatatatatatatatatatatatatatatatgtagatGTAATGAATTCACATAGTAGCTGTTTTTGACCACCCTCCAAAAGAAAGACATTTTGCCccataattttttgtttgagGAATTGGTGGTATTCGTGACATGCCAGCGTGCAAGCAAGCGAGACAGCATGCATGCTTGCTATATAACCCCACGCATGGTGCAACGAATATGCACCCTTTTGTGTGATTGATTATGAATTTGCAACGAATATGCTTGCTATATAGCCCCACGCATGGAACTATGGTAGCATGTTCGCATGAAATTTGTACCCCTAGCACACACTACACCTCCTTTTCGAACTTTCT encodes the following:
- the LOC137829227 gene encoding U-box domain-containing protein 1-like encodes the protein MVTKVLVGKLATGFVDIQRQAAYELQLLAKTDTVNQSVITEVGAIPFLVTLIGFQDSRIQEHAVTFKLSIFDNKILIMVIGAVDSIIEVLESGKTTEARENVASSIYSLSMVEELKVQIGGRPMAIPTLVRLLKKGTLIGKKDVAYALFNIAVYNPNKVNIVKVGVVPVLVELLMDDKDGITDDALAMLALLLGFSEGVVEEDTNRAIKLKNGVFVEGRKIRVKHAMACPPHEERKSKPNKG